From one Nilaparvata lugens isolate BPH chromosome 2, ASM1435652v1, whole genome shotgun sequence genomic stretch:
- the LOC111056564 gene encoding NAD-dependent protein deacylase Sirt4: MSIMGVNKIFVKEILSFVPRHKLVSEKDLNILLDFIESKSKILVLTGAGVSTESGIPDYRSEDVGLYARSNSRPVQYQNFIKSSHARRRYWARNFVGWERFSSFQPNESHRAIRDLECTYNKVSCLITQNVDNLHFKAGSKNVIELHGTAFKVVCLYCNELFDRHDVQDLIKRQNPEMNETSKFMRPDGDVELDDSVVERFTVPSCPQCSGVIKPNIVFFGENVPKARVSLVAREIDACDSALVIGSSLSTYSGLRIAAQVNDLGKPVAVLNIGSTRADSFAKFKIECRCGDVLTKLPWDRLVKS; encoded by the exons ATGTCAATAATGGGTGTAAATAAGATATTTGTAAAAGAGATTCTATCCTTCGTTCCTCGACATAAACTAGTTAGTGAAAAAGATCTAAACATATTGCtagattttattgaaagcaAAAGTAAAATCCTCGTTTTAACTGGAGCTGGTGTGTCTACCGAAAGTGGTATACCAGATTATAGATCAGAAGATGTCGGTCTCTATGCAAGAAGCAATTCAAGACCTGTTCAATACCAGAATTTTATTAAAAGTTCACATGCTCGACGTCGGTATTGGGCCCGTAACTTTGTCGGTTGGGAAAGGTTCTCGTCTTTCCAGCCAAACGAATCTCATAGAGCCATCCGCGACTTGGAGTGCACCTACAATAAAGTCTCCTGTTTGATTACACAAAACGTTGATAATTTACATTTTAAAGCCGGCAGTAAAAATGTAATAGAGCTTCATGGTACAGCATTTAAAGTAGTTTGTTTGTACTGCAATGAGTTATTCGATAGACATGACGTTCAGGACTTGATAAAGCGTCAGAATCCTGAAATGAATGAAACTTCTAAATTTATGCGACCTGACGGCGATGTTGAACTGGATGAT AGTGTCGTGGAAAGGTTTACTGTACCTTCCTGCCCTCAGTGCTCGGGTGTTATCAAACCGAACATTGTGTTCTTCGGCGAAAACGTTCCAAAAGCTCGCGTGTCATTGGTCGCTCGAGAGATAGACGCATGCGACTCGGCGCTTGTGATTGGCTCGTCGCTGTCGACCTATTCGGGACTACGAATCGCAGCGCAGGTCAATGACCTTGGCAAACCGGTGGCAGTTTTAAATATTGGCTCCACTAGAGCCGACAGTTTtgccaaatttaaaattgagtgCCGGTGTGGAGATGTTCTGACTAAGTTGCCGTGGGATAGATTGGTCAAATCATAG